From Syngnathus typhle isolate RoL2023-S1 ecotype Sweden linkage group LG13, RoL_Styp_1.0, whole genome shotgun sequence, a single genomic window includes:
- the ndufv2 gene encoding NADH dehydrogenase [ubiquinone] flavoprotein 2, mitochondrial, whose amino-acid sequence MFLSSLARSAVSQTVRCLHRSAARAGAGGIFVHRDTPDNNADTPFEFTEENKKRIEAIISMYPIGHKQAATIPVLDLAQRQHGWLPVSVMNKVAEVLEVAPMRVYEVATFYTMFLRQPVGKYFIQICTTTPCMLCNSDSILEAIKNKLGIKVGETTADKMFTLIEVECLGACVNAPMVQINDNYYEDLTPKDMEDIIDELRAGRVPLPGPRSGRFSCEPAGGLTSLTEPPKGPGFGVRPDL is encoded by the exons ATGTTCTTGTCCTCCTTGGCTCGATCTGCGGTCTCTCAGACT GTGAGGTGTCTTCATCGATCTGCTGCTCGCGCAGGAGCTGGGGGCATCTTTGTG CACAGAGACACGCCGGACAACAATGCCGACACGCCGTTCGAGTTCACCGAGGAGAATAAAAAG AGAATTGAAGCTATCATTTCCATGTACCCCATTGGCCACAAGCAAGCAGCCACCATCCCCGTGTTGGATTTGGCCCAGAGGCAACATGGATGGCTCCCCGTCAGCGTCATGAACAAG GTGGCTGAGGTCCTGGAAGTCGCTCCCATGAGAGTGTACGAGGTGGCCACCTTCTATACCATGTTCCTGCGCCAGCCCGTGGGCAAGTACTTCATCCAGATCTGCACCACCACGCCGTGCATGCTGTGCAACTCGGACAGCATCCTGGAGGCCATCAAGAACAAGCTAG GTATCAAGGTGGGCGAGACGACGGCGGACAAGATGTTCACGCTCATCGAAGTGGAATGCCTCGGCGCTTGTGTCAACGCGCCCATGGTGCAGATCAATGACAACTACTAC GAGGACCTTACCCCAAAAGACATGGAGGACATAATTGATGAGCTCAGAGCAGGCAGAGTCCCGCTACCAGGGCCCAG AAGTGGCCGTTTCTCCTGCGAGCCTGCCGGCGGACTGACCTCATTGACAGAACCTCCTAAAGGGCCCGGCTTTGGTGTGAGGCCGGACCTGTAG